From Lolium perenne isolate Kyuss_39 chromosome 5, Kyuss_2.0, whole genome shotgun sequence, a single genomic window includes:
- the LOC127299675 gene encoding transcription repressor MYB6-like, whose product MGRSPCCEKAHTNKGAWTKEEDQRLIAHIKANGEGCWRSLPKAAGLLRCGKSCRLRWINYLRPDLKRGNFTEEEDELIIKLHEFLGNKWSLIAGKLPGRTDNEIKNYWNTHVKRRLLARGVDPHTHRPLNAASSAAVQGMQHTPSSPATSSGASHQHLTGGSSCSPDASGHSSDADDSASLLLPPTGHLGGMIDLNLSISPPYQPSSPPPETRTVGDGAFRTGYSGREGICLCLNRLDLQGGVGCSCGGASPSSSLNSEVFSFRFSNNASLQRS is encoded by the exons ATGGGGAGGTCACCGTGCTGCGAGAAGGCGCACACCAACAAGGGCGCCTGGACCAAGGAGGAGGACCAGCGGCTCATCGCCCACATCAAGGCCAATGGCGAAGGCTGCTGGAGATCGCTCCCAAAAGCCGCAG GGTTGCTGCGGTGCGGGAAGAGCTGCCGGCTGCGGTGGATCAACTACCTGAGGCCGGACCTCAAGCGCGGCaacttcaccgaggaggaggacgagctcatcatcaagctccacgaGTTCCTCGGAAACAA GTGGTCGCTGATCGCCGGGAAGCTGCCGGGGCGGACGGACAACGAGATCAAGAACTACTGGAACACGCACGTGAAGCGCAGGCTCCTCGCCCGCGGCGTCGACCCGCACACCCACCGCCCGCTCAATGCCGCCTCGTCCGCCGCCGTGCAGGGGATGCAGCACACGCCGTCGTCCCCCGCCACGTCGAGCGGCGCCAGCCACCAGCATCTGACGGGCGGCTCCAGCTGCTCGCCGGACGCAAGCGGCCACAGCAGCGACGCCGACGACAGCGCGTCCTTGCTTCTCCCACCGACGGGGCACCTCGGCGGCATGATCGATCTCAACCTGTCAATTAGCCCGCCGTACCAGCCGTCTTCGCCGCCGCCAGAGACCAGGACCGTGGGCGACGGCGCGTTTAGGACGGGTTACTCTGGGAGGGAGGGGATATGCTTGTGCCTGAACCGGCTGGATTTGCAGGGCGGCGTTGGGTGCAGCTGCGGTGGcgcctcgccttcttcttccttgaactCCGAAGTGTTCAGCTTTAGATTCTCTAATAATGCTTCGCTTCAGAGATCCTAG